The following are encoded in a window of Maylandia zebra isolate NMK-2024a linkage group LG5, Mzebra_GT3a, whole genome shotgun sequence genomic DNA:
- the srgap3 gene encoding SLIT-ROBO Rho GTPase-activating protein 3 isoform X1, whose protein sequence is MVTRKQRRKKNGGSRCNVASRRSTAETPPKVVDGQGLNPITRGTMSSTRFRKDKEIIAEYETQVKEIRNQLVEQFKCLEQQSESRIQLLQDLQEFFRRKAEIELEYSRSLEKLAERFSSKIRSSREHQQFKKDQHLLSSVNCWYLLLNQTRRESRDHATLSDIYTNNVIVRLAQISEDVIRLFKKSKDIGIQMHEELVKVTNELYTVMKTYHMYHTESISAESKLKDAEKQEEKQFSKSGDLNVNLLRHEDRQPRRSSVRKIEKMKEKRQAKYSENKLKCTKARNDYLLNLAATNAVVAKYYIHDVSDMIDCCDLGYHASLARTLRTYLSAEYNLETSRHEGLDILENAVDNLDSRSDKHKIMDMHNQVFCPPMRFEYLPHMGDEVCQVSAQQPVQTELLMRYHQLQSRLATLKIENEEVRKTLDATMQTLQDMLTVEDFDVSDAFQHSRSTESIKSVASETYMSKLNIAKRRANQQETEMFYFSKFKEYLNGSNLIIKLQAKHDLLKQTLGEGERAECGTTRPPTLPPKPQKMRKPRPRSVYNHKLFNGNMEAFIKDSGQPIPLVVESCIRYINLYGLQQQGIFRVPGSQVEVNDIKNSFERGEDPLIDDQNEHDINSVAGVLKLYFRGLENPLFPKERFLDFISTIKLESEAERAHHIQQIIVTLPRTIIIVMRYLFAFLNHLSQYSDENMMDPYNLAICFGPTLMPIPDGQDPVACQAHVNEVIKTIISHNEVIFPSQRELDGPVYEKCMTGGEEYCDSPHSEPGTIDEADNGTEPHTSDEEVEQIEAIAKFDYVGRSPRELSFKKGASLLLYHRASEDWWEGRHNGVDGLIPHQYIVVQDLDDAFSDNLSQKADSEASSGPLLEDKGSSKNDVPSPCEQSPDYNFGGVMGRVRLRSDGAAIPRRRTDTQSPTRVPDTPPRAAACPSSPHKVSISKGRMESPEKRRLGTFGSAGSINYPDRKGYPEGHPLRPVPGTTRHSSLGDHKSLDTEALAEDIEKTMNTALHELRELERQNTVKQAPDVVLDTLEPMKNPVSSEPGSPLHTIMIRDPDAAMRRSSSSTSEMMTTFKPALSARLAGAQLRPPPMRPVRPPPTQHRSSSSSSSGVGSPAVTPTEKMFPSNNASAGSNVNISGDGGDKSGTM, encoded by the exons AGATCCGTAACCAGCTGGTGGAGCAGTTTAAATGCCTGGAGCAACAGTCTGAATCACGTATCCAGCTCCTGCAGGATCTGCAGGAGTTCTTCCGTCGCAAAGCAGAGATTGAACTGGAATACTCCCGCAGCTTGGAGAAACTGGCTGAGAGGTTCTCCTCGAAGATCCGCAGCTCCAGAGAACACCAACAGTTTAA GAAAGATCAGCACTTGCTGTCATCCGTAAACTGCTGGTATCTGTTGCTGAACCAGACGAGGCGTGAGAGCCGTGACCATGCCACCCTCAGTGACATCTACACCAACAATGTTATTGTCCGCCTGGCCCAGATCAGCGAGGATGTAATTCGCCTGTTCAAAAAG AGCAAGGACATTGGTATCCAGATGCACGAGGAGCTTGTGAAGGTGACGAATGAACTCTACACT GTGATGAAAACATATCACATGTACCACACTGAGAGCATCAGTGCAGAGAGCAAGCTGAAAGACGCTGAGAAGCAGGAAGAGAAACAGTTCAGCAAGTCGGGAGATCTCAACGTCAACCTCCTCCGGCATGAAGACCGCCAGCCGAGACGCAGCTCCGTCAGGAAAATCgagaagatgaaggagaag AGGCAGGCCAAGTATTCAGAGAATAAGCTGAAATGCACAAAAGCTCGGAATGACTATTTGTTGAACCTGGCAGCAACAAATGCTGTGGTTGCAAAATATTACATCCATGACGTCTCTGATATGATTGAT TGCTGTGACTTGGGCTACCATGCTAGCTTGGCACGCACCCTAAGGACCTATTTGTCTGCGGAGTACAACTTGGAGACATCACGCCACGAGGGACTGGACATCCTGGAGAATGCAGTGGACAACTTGGACTCCCGCAGTGACAAGCACAAGATCATGGATATGCATAACCAGGTGTTCTGTCCTCCAATGCGCTTTGAATACCTGCCACACATGGGAGATGAG GTGTGCCAAGTGAGCGCCCAGCAGCCGGTTCAGACCGAACTTCTGATGCGCTACCATCAACTGCAGTCTCGCTTAGCAACACTAAAAATTGAAAATGAGGAG GTGAGGAAGACTTTGGATGCCACCATGCAAACACTGCAGGACATGCTGACAGTGGAGGACTTTGACGTGTCAGATGCCTTTCAACACAGCCGTTCCACTGAATCCATCAAATCTGTGGCCTCTGAGACGTACATGAGCAAGCTCAATATAGCCAAGAGGAGAGCGAATCAGCAGGAGACAGAAATGTTCTACTTTTCA AAATTCAAAGAGTACCTGAATGGTAGTAACCTCATCATTAAGCTGCAGGCCAAGCATGACTTGCTGAAGCAGACACTGGGGGAAG GGGAAAGAGCTGAGTGCGGAACAACAAG GCCCCCCACCCTTCCCCCTAAACCACAGAAAATGCGGAAGCCTAGGCCACGCTCCGTGTATAACCATAAGCTGTTTAACGGCAATATGGAGGCATTCATCAAG gaTTCAGGTCAACCAATTCCACTTGTTGTTGAAAGCTGTATCAGATACATCAATCTATATG GTTTGCAGCAGCAAGGCATATTTCGTGTGCCAGGATCGCAGGTGGAGGTCAATGATATTAAAAACTCATTTGAGAGAG GTGAGGATCCCTTGATTGATGATCAGAATGAGCATGATATAAACTCAGTGGCAGGCGTCCTGAAGCTGTACTTCAGAGGACTCGAGAACCCGCTCTTCCCAAAGGAGCGTTTCCTGGATTTCATCTCTACTATCA AGCTGGAGTCTGAAGCTGAGAGAGCACACCACATCCAGCAGATTATTGTCACTCTTCCTCGGACCATCATAATCGTCATGAGATATCTTTTTGCTTTCCTTAACCA TCTTTCACAGTACAGTGACGAGAACATGATGGATCCATACAATTTAGCTATCTGCTTTGGTCCAACTCTGATGCCCATCCCAGATGGCCAGGATCCTGTAGCATGTCAAGCTCATGTTAACGAAGTCATCAAGACTATAATTAGCCACAATGAAGTCATCTTTCCAAGTCAACGAGAGCTGGATGGCCCAGTCTATGAGAAGTGCATGACAGGGGGCGAAGAGTATTG TGACAGTCCACACAGTGAACCAGGAACCATTGATGAGGCTGATAATGGGACAGAACCACACACCAGCGATGAGG aAGTGGAACAGATTGAGGCCATTGCCAAATTTGACTATGTGGGACGCAGTCCCAGGGAGCTGTCCTTCAAGAAGGGAGCCTCCCTGCTTCTGTATCACAGAGCATCTGAAGACTGGTGGGAAGGCCGTCACAATGgcgtggatggcctcatccctCATCAGTACATCGTAGTACAAGACCT AGATGATGCGTTCTCAGATAACCTCAGCCAGAAAGCAGATAGTGAAGCCAGCAGTGGACCGTTGCTGGAAGATAAGGGTTCATCCAAAAACGATGTCCCATCACCATGCGAGCAATCACCGGATTACAACTTTGGAGGAGTCATGGGGag GGTCAGGTTGCGATCTGATGGAGCAGCAATCCCACGTCGCCGAACAGACACCCAGAGCCCAACAAGAGTGCCTGACACTCCACCACGGGCTGCAGCCTGTCCTAGCAGCCCTCACAAGGTATCCATCAGCAAAGGCCGCATGGAGAGCCCAGAAAAAAGGCGCCTTGGTACCTTTGGCAGTGCAGGAAGCATAAACTATCCAGATAGGAAGGGCTATCCTGAGGGCCACCCACTAAGGCCAGTGCCAGGGACCACTCGCCACAGCAGCCTGGGGGACCACAAATCACTAGACACTGAGGCTCTGGCAGAG GACATAGAGAAGACTATGAATACGGCACTTCATGAGCTGCGGGAGCTGGAGCGCCAAAACACCGTTAAACAGGCTCCCGATGTTGTCTTGGACACACTGGAGCCAATGAAGAATCCGGTTAGCTCAGAGCCCGGGAGTCCACTGCACACCATTATGATCCGTGATCCAGATGCTGCCATGCGGCGCAGTAGCAGCTCAACATCTGAGATGATGACCACCTTTAAACCGGCTCTCTCTGCCCGGCTGGCTGGAGCACAGTTACGCCCCCCGCCCATGAGACCAGTCCGACCTCCTCCAACGCAGCACCGCTCAAGCAGCTCCAGCTCTTCAGGGGTCGGCAGTCCAGCTGTGACTCCCACTGAGAAGATGTTTCCGAGTAACAATGCATCTGCGGGTTCCAATGTGAATATTTCCGGTGATGGCGGAGATAAGTCTGGTACCATGTAG
- the srgap3 gene encoding SLIT-ROBO Rho GTPase-activating protein 3 isoform X2 yields the protein MVTRKQRRKKNGGSRCNVASRRSTAETPPKVVDGQGLNPITRGTMSSTRFRKDKEIIAEYETQVKEIRNQLVEQFKCLEQQSESRIQLLQDLQEFFRRKAEIELEYSRSLEKLAERFSSKIRSSREHQQFKKDQHLLSSVNCWYLLLNQTRRESRDHATLSDIYTNNVIVRLAQISEDVIRLFKKSKDIGIQMHEELVKVTNELYTVMKTYHMYHTESISAESKLKDAEKQEEKQFSKSGDLNVNLLRHEDRQPRRSSVRKIEKMKEKRQAKYSENKLKCTKARNDYLLNLAATNAVVAKYYIHDVSDMIDCCDLGYHASLARTLRTYLSAEYNLETSRHEGLDILENAVDNLDSRSDKHKIMDMHNQVFCPPMRFEYLPHMGDEVCQVSAQQPVQTELLMRYHQLQSRLATLKIENEEVRKTLDATMQTLQDMLTVEDFDVSDAFQHSRSTESIKSVASETYMSKLNIAKRRANQQETEMFYFSKFKEYLNGSNLIIKLQAKHDLLKQTLGEGERAECGTTRGRRNARARIQDSGQPIPLVVESCIRYINLYGLQQQGIFRVPGSQVEVNDIKNSFERGEDPLIDDQNEHDINSVAGVLKLYFRGLENPLFPKERFLDFISTIKLESEAERAHHIQQIIVTLPRTIIIVMRYLFAFLNHLSQYSDENMMDPYNLAICFGPTLMPIPDGQDPVACQAHVNEVIKTIISHNEVIFPSQRELDGPVYEKCMTGGEEYCDSPHSEPGTIDEADNGTEPHTSDEEVEQIEAIAKFDYVGRSPRELSFKKGASLLLYHRASEDWWEGRHNGVDGLIPHQYIVVQDLDDAFSDNLSQKADSEASSGPLLEDKGSSKNDVPSPCEQSPDYNFGGVMGRVRLRSDGAAIPRRRTDTQSPTRVPDTPPRAAACPSSPHKVSISKGRMESPEKRRLGTFGSAGSINYPDRKGYPEGHPLRPVPGTTRHSSLGDHKSLDTEALAEDIEKTMNTALHELRELERQNTVKQAPDVVLDTLEPMKNPVSSEPGSPLHTIMIRDPDAAMRRSSSSTSEMMTTFKPALSARLAGAQLRPPPMRPVRPPPTQHRSSSSSSSGVGSPAVTPTEKMFPSNNASAGSNVNISGDGGDKSGTM from the exons AGATCCGTAACCAGCTGGTGGAGCAGTTTAAATGCCTGGAGCAACAGTCTGAATCACGTATCCAGCTCCTGCAGGATCTGCAGGAGTTCTTCCGTCGCAAAGCAGAGATTGAACTGGAATACTCCCGCAGCTTGGAGAAACTGGCTGAGAGGTTCTCCTCGAAGATCCGCAGCTCCAGAGAACACCAACAGTTTAA GAAAGATCAGCACTTGCTGTCATCCGTAAACTGCTGGTATCTGTTGCTGAACCAGACGAGGCGTGAGAGCCGTGACCATGCCACCCTCAGTGACATCTACACCAACAATGTTATTGTCCGCCTGGCCCAGATCAGCGAGGATGTAATTCGCCTGTTCAAAAAG AGCAAGGACATTGGTATCCAGATGCACGAGGAGCTTGTGAAGGTGACGAATGAACTCTACACT GTGATGAAAACATATCACATGTACCACACTGAGAGCATCAGTGCAGAGAGCAAGCTGAAAGACGCTGAGAAGCAGGAAGAGAAACAGTTCAGCAAGTCGGGAGATCTCAACGTCAACCTCCTCCGGCATGAAGACCGCCAGCCGAGACGCAGCTCCGTCAGGAAAATCgagaagatgaaggagaag AGGCAGGCCAAGTATTCAGAGAATAAGCTGAAATGCACAAAAGCTCGGAATGACTATTTGTTGAACCTGGCAGCAACAAATGCTGTGGTTGCAAAATATTACATCCATGACGTCTCTGATATGATTGAT TGCTGTGACTTGGGCTACCATGCTAGCTTGGCACGCACCCTAAGGACCTATTTGTCTGCGGAGTACAACTTGGAGACATCACGCCACGAGGGACTGGACATCCTGGAGAATGCAGTGGACAACTTGGACTCCCGCAGTGACAAGCACAAGATCATGGATATGCATAACCAGGTGTTCTGTCCTCCAATGCGCTTTGAATACCTGCCACACATGGGAGATGAG GTGTGCCAAGTGAGCGCCCAGCAGCCGGTTCAGACCGAACTTCTGATGCGCTACCATCAACTGCAGTCTCGCTTAGCAACACTAAAAATTGAAAATGAGGAG GTGAGGAAGACTTTGGATGCCACCATGCAAACACTGCAGGACATGCTGACAGTGGAGGACTTTGACGTGTCAGATGCCTTTCAACACAGCCGTTCCACTGAATCCATCAAATCTGTGGCCTCTGAGACGTACATGAGCAAGCTCAATATAGCCAAGAGGAGAGCGAATCAGCAGGAGACAGAAATGTTCTACTTTTCA AAATTCAAAGAGTACCTGAATGGTAGTAACCTCATCATTAAGCTGCAGGCCAAGCATGACTTGCTGAAGCAGACACTGGGGGAAG GGGAAAGAGCTGAGTGCGGAACAACAAG AGGAAGAAGGAATGCCCGCGCCCGCATTCAG gaTTCAGGTCAACCAATTCCACTTGTTGTTGAAAGCTGTATCAGATACATCAATCTATATG GTTTGCAGCAGCAAGGCATATTTCGTGTGCCAGGATCGCAGGTGGAGGTCAATGATATTAAAAACTCATTTGAGAGAG GTGAGGATCCCTTGATTGATGATCAGAATGAGCATGATATAAACTCAGTGGCAGGCGTCCTGAAGCTGTACTTCAGAGGACTCGAGAACCCGCTCTTCCCAAAGGAGCGTTTCCTGGATTTCATCTCTACTATCA AGCTGGAGTCTGAAGCTGAGAGAGCACACCACATCCAGCAGATTATTGTCACTCTTCCTCGGACCATCATAATCGTCATGAGATATCTTTTTGCTTTCCTTAACCA TCTTTCACAGTACAGTGACGAGAACATGATGGATCCATACAATTTAGCTATCTGCTTTGGTCCAACTCTGATGCCCATCCCAGATGGCCAGGATCCTGTAGCATGTCAAGCTCATGTTAACGAAGTCATCAAGACTATAATTAGCCACAATGAAGTCATCTTTCCAAGTCAACGAGAGCTGGATGGCCCAGTCTATGAGAAGTGCATGACAGGGGGCGAAGAGTATTG TGACAGTCCACACAGTGAACCAGGAACCATTGATGAGGCTGATAATGGGACAGAACCACACACCAGCGATGAGG aAGTGGAACAGATTGAGGCCATTGCCAAATTTGACTATGTGGGACGCAGTCCCAGGGAGCTGTCCTTCAAGAAGGGAGCCTCCCTGCTTCTGTATCACAGAGCATCTGAAGACTGGTGGGAAGGCCGTCACAATGgcgtggatggcctcatccctCATCAGTACATCGTAGTACAAGACCT AGATGATGCGTTCTCAGATAACCTCAGCCAGAAAGCAGATAGTGAAGCCAGCAGTGGACCGTTGCTGGAAGATAAGGGTTCATCCAAAAACGATGTCCCATCACCATGCGAGCAATCACCGGATTACAACTTTGGAGGAGTCATGGGGag GGTCAGGTTGCGATCTGATGGAGCAGCAATCCCACGTCGCCGAACAGACACCCAGAGCCCAACAAGAGTGCCTGACACTCCACCACGGGCTGCAGCCTGTCCTAGCAGCCCTCACAAGGTATCCATCAGCAAAGGCCGCATGGAGAGCCCAGAAAAAAGGCGCCTTGGTACCTTTGGCAGTGCAGGAAGCATAAACTATCCAGATAGGAAGGGCTATCCTGAGGGCCACCCACTAAGGCCAGTGCCAGGGACCACTCGCCACAGCAGCCTGGGGGACCACAAATCACTAGACACTGAGGCTCTGGCAGAG GACATAGAGAAGACTATGAATACGGCACTTCATGAGCTGCGGGAGCTGGAGCGCCAAAACACCGTTAAACAGGCTCCCGATGTTGTCTTGGACACACTGGAGCCAATGAAGAATCCGGTTAGCTCAGAGCCCGGGAGTCCACTGCACACCATTATGATCCGTGATCCAGATGCTGCCATGCGGCGCAGTAGCAGCTCAACATCTGAGATGATGACCACCTTTAAACCGGCTCTCTCTGCCCGGCTGGCTGGAGCACAGTTACGCCCCCCGCCCATGAGACCAGTCCGACCTCCTCCAACGCAGCACCGCTCAAGCAGCTCCAGCTCTTCAGGGGTCGGCAGTCCAGCTGTGACTCCCACTGAGAAGATGTTTCCGAGTAACAATGCATCTGCGGGTTCCAATGTGAATATTTCCGGTGATGGCGGAGATAAGTCTGGTACCATGTAG